One Bradyrhizobium sp. ISRA464 genomic window carries:
- a CDS encoding CTP synthase, with protein MARYIFITGGVVSSLGKGLASAALGALLQARGYKVRLRKLDPYLNLDPGTMSPYQHGEVFVTDDGAETDLDLGHYERFTGRPATKADNITTGRIYQDIISKERRGDYLGATIQVVPHVTNAIKEFVLDGNDGYDFVLVEIGGTVGDIEGLPFFEAIRQLKNELPRDHAVYIHLTLLPYIPSAGELKTKPTQHSVKELRSIGIQPDILLCRTDRQIPKEERRKLGLFCNVRESAVIEARDVDNIYAVPEAYHAAGLDDEVLAAFGITAKVPPALQSWNVINERIRNPEGAVTIAVVGKYTGMKDAYKSLIEALSHGGIANKVKVNLDWIESEVFENEDPAPFLEHVNGILVPGGFGQRGAEGKIRAAQFARERDVPYFGICFGMQMAVIEAARNLVGIEEANSTEFGPTKEPLVGLMTEWLRGNELEKRSQSGDLGGTMRLGAYPAALTRGSRVSQVYGGATEISERHRHRYEVNTAYKNRLEQHGLRFSGMSPDGVLPEIVEYEDHPWFIGVQFHPELKSRPFEPHPLFASFIQAALVQSRLM; from the coding sequence ATGGCGCGGTACATCTTCATCACCGGCGGCGTGGTTTCTTCGCTCGGAAAGGGTCTGGCTTCAGCGGCGCTCGGCGCACTGTTGCAGGCTCGCGGGTACAAGGTCCGCCTCCGCAAGCTCGACCCCTATCTCAACCTCGATCCCGGAACGATGTCGCCGTATCAGCACGGCGAAGTGTTCGTGACCGATGACGGCGCCGAGACCGATCTCGATCTCGGCCATTATGAGCGCTTCACCGGGCGGCCGGCCACCAAGGCCGACAACATCACCACCGGGCGCATCTATCAGGACATCATCTCCAAGGAACGCCGCGGCGACTATCTCGGCGCCACCATCCAGGTGGTCCCGCACGTCACCAACGCGATCAAGGAATTCGTGCTCGACGGCAATGACGGGTACGACTTCGTGCTCGTCGAGATCGGCGGCACGGTCGGCGACATCGAGGGCTTGCCGTTCTTCGAGGCGATCCGCCAGCTCAAGAACGAGTTGCCGCGGGACCATGCGGTCTACATTCACCTGACGCTTTTGCCGTACATTCCAAGTGCCGGCGAACTCAAGACAAAACCGACGCAGCACTCGGTGAAGGAGCTGCGCTCGATCGGCATCCAGCCGGACATCCTGCTGTGCCGCACCGACCGACAAATCCCGAAGGAAGAGCGGCGCAAGCTCGGCCTGTTCTGTAACGTGCGCGAGAGCGCCGTGATCGAGGCGCGCGACGTCGACAACATCTACGCGGTGCCCGAGGCCTATCATGCCGCCGGCCTCGACGACGAGGTGCTGGCCGCGTTCGGCATCACCGCCAAGGTCCCGCCGGCGCTGCAGAGCTGGAACGTCATCAACGAGCGCATCCGCAACCCGGAAGGCGCGGTGACGATTGCCGTGGTCGGCAAGTACACCGGCATGAAGGACGCCTACAAATCGCTGATCGAGGCGCTCTCGCACGGCGGCATCGCCAACAAGGTGAAGGTCAATCTCGACTGGATCGAGAGCGAGGTGTTCGAGAACGAAGACCCGGCGCCTTTCCTTGAGCACGTCAACGGCATTTTGGTACCCGGCGGCTTCGGCCAGCGCGGCGCTGAGGGCAAGATCCGCGCGGCGCAGTTCGCGCGTGAGCGCGACGTGCCGTATTTCGGCATCTGCTTCGGCATGCAGATGGCCGTGATCGAGGCGGCGCGCAATCTGGTCGGCATCGAGGAAGCCAACTCGACCGAGTTCGGCCCGACCAAGGAGCCGCTGGTCGGCCTGATGACGGAATGGCTGCGCGGCAACGAGCTCGAGAAGCGGTCGCAGAGCGGCGACCTCGGCGGCACCATGCGGCTCGGCGCGTATCCCGCGGCGCTGACGCGTGGCAGCCGCGTCTCGCAGGTCTATGGCGGCGCGACCGAGATCTCCGAGCGGCATCGCCATCGCTACGAGGTCAACACCGCCTACAAGAACCGGCTCGAACAGCACGGCCTGCGCTTCTCAGGCATGTCGCCTGACGGCGTGCTGCCGGAGATCGTCGAGTACGAGGACCACCCGTGGTTCATCGGCGTCCAGTTCCATCCAGAACTGAAGTCGCGGCCGTTCGAGCCGCACCCGCTGTTCGCATCCTTTATTCAGGCCGCACTGGTGCAGAGCCGGCTGATGTAG
- a CDS encoding NIPSNAP family protein, whose amino-acid sequence MIYETRVYRCLPGRLPALLKRFETITLKLWDKHGIRQAGFFTTLVGESNQELTYLLAWESLAEREKKWTAFQNDPEWITARAKTEEDGQIVLNIVNQLLVPTSFSAVK is encoded by the coding sequence ATGATCTATGAGACCCGCGTCTATCGCTGCCTGCCGGGCCGGCTGCCGGCGCTGCTCAAGCGCTTCGAGACGATCACGCTCAAACTCTGGGACAAGCACGGCATCAGGCAGGCCGGGTTCTTCACGACGCTGGTCGGCGAATCCAACCAGGAGCTGACCTATCTGCTCGCCTGGGAGTCTCTTGCCGAGCGCGAGAAGAAGTGGACTGCGTTCCAGAACGATCCGGAATGGATCACTGCGCGCGCCAAGACCGAGGAGGACGGCCAGATCGTGCTCAACATCGTCAACCAGCTCCTGGTGCCGACGTCGTTTTCTGCGGTCAAGTAA
- the queF gene encoding preQ(1) synthase, with protein MAKKSSKSKLSGDLQLGRAVEWPDAPEKAKLDRVPNPQADTDYLVRFTVPEFTSICPVTGQPDFAHLVIDYAPGRWLLESKSLKLYAASFRNHGAFHEDCTVMIGRRISDEIKPKWLRIGGYWYPRGGIPIDVFFQTGRLPKGLWVPDQGVAPYRGRG; from the coding sequence ATGGCGAAAAAGTCCAGCAAATCGAAGCTCTCAGGCGACCTGCAACTGGGCCGCGCGGTGGAATGGCCCGACGCGCCCGAGAAGGCGAAGCTCGACCGCGTCCCCAATCCGCAGGCTGATACCGATTATCTGGTGCGGTTCACCGTGCCGGAATTCACCTCGATCTGCCCGGTGACGGGACAACCCGACTTCGCGCATCTGGTGATCGACTATGCGCCGGGCCGCTGGCTGCTCGAATCCAAGTCGCTGAAGCTCTACGCCGCAAGCTTCCGCAACCATGGCGCGTTCCATGAGGACTGCACGGTCATGATCGGCCGGCGGATATCGGACGAGATCAAGCCGAAATGGCTGCGCATCGGCGGCTACTGGTATCCGCGTGGCGGCATCCCGATCGACGTGTTCTTCCAGACCGGACGATTGCCGAAGGGCCTCTGGGTTCCAGATCAGGGTGTCGCGCCTTATCGCGGGCGGGGCTAA
- the secG gene encoding preprotein translocase subunit SecG, protein MQTVAIVIHLMIVAVLIGAVLLQKSEGGGLGMGGGAGFMSSRGTANLLTRTTAVLAVGFFVTSLFLSWYAGYDRKPSSIIGTGAPAQSQQPATPSAPISTPTSGGILDSLKKADEQQGQHAPAGPQAPRSQ, encoded by the coding sequence ATGCAGACTGTTGCTATCGTCATTCACCTCATGATCGTCGCCGTGCTGATCGGCGCCGTGCTGCTGCAAAAATCGGAAGGTGGCGGCCTCGGCATGGGGGGCGGCGCCGGCTTCATGTCGAGCCGCGGCACCGCGAATCTGCTGACCCGGACCACGGCGGTGCTGGCGGTCGGCTTCTTCGTCACCAGCCTGTTCCTGTCCTGGTACGCAGGCTATGACCGCAAGCCGAGCTCGATCATCGGCACCGGGGCGCCGGCGCAGTCGCAGCAGCCGGCTACGCCGTCGGCTCCGATCAGCACGCCGACCTCCGGCGGCATCCTCGATTCGCTGAAGAAGGCGGACGAGCAGCAGGGCCAGCACGCCCCGGCTGGTCCGCAGGCGCCGCGGTCGCAATAA
- a CDS encoding PAAR domain-containing protein, giving the protein MRILLLTAATVAFSTVSGLAFAQSSSQPGVVTSGAAGVTINGKPAARSGDTASYGGPLVEGAPNVLINGKPAVVIGDRTHCGGKATSGSHGVFINGKPMVREGDQTSGCAN; this is encoded by the coding sequence ATGCGCATATTGCTCCTGACGGCAGCTACAGTCGCCTTTTCCACGGTCTCAGGACTGGCCTTTGCGCAGAGCAGCAGCCAGCCCGGCGTGGTCACGAGCGGTGCCGCCGGCGTCACCATCAACGGCAAGCCGGCCGCACGCAGCGGCGACACCGCCAGCTATGGCGGTCCGCTCGTGGAAGGCGCGCCCAACGTCCTGATCAACGGCAAGCCGGCTGTCGTCATCGGGGACCGCACGCATTGCGGCGGCAAGGCCACCTCGGGCAGCCATGGCGTCTTCATCAACGGCAAGCCGATGGTCCGCGAAGGCGATCAGACATCGGGTTGCGCGAACTAG
- a CDS encoding XRE family transcriptional regulator, with protein MDTLVDDLSQRLAQRIRLERDGRGWSLAELAECSGVSKATISKIERAEVSPTAVVLVRLAAAFDLTLAGLMLRAEGQGERLSRATTQAVWRDPETGYLRRQVFSRPDHPVELVRVELPPKQAVTLPASSYAHIRQLVWVLSGSLVITEGGTRHELATGDCLGFGPPADTTFANETNAGCTYVVALARS; from the coding sequence ATGGATACTTTGGTAGACGACCTGAGCCAGCGCCTGGCGCAGCGCATCAGGCTCGAGCGCGACGGCCGCGGCTGGTCGCTGGCCGAGCTCGCCGAATGCTCCGGCGTCTCCAAGGCCACCATCAGCAAGATCGAGCGCGCTGAGGTCAGCCCGACCGCGGTGGTGCTGGTGCGGCTCGCTGCCGCCTTCGATCTCACGCTGGCAGGGCTGATGCTGCGGGCCGAGGGCCAGGGCGAGCGGCTGTCGCGCGCCACCACGCAAGCCGTCTGGCGCGACCCGGAAACCGGCTATCTGCGCCGCCAGGTGTTCAGCCGCCCCGACCATCCGGTCGAGCTCGTGCGGGTCGAGCTGCCGCCGAAGCAGGCCGTCACCCTGCCCGCCTCCTCCTACGCCCATATCCGCCAGCTGGTCTGGGTGCTGAGCGGCAGCCTCGTCATCACCGAAGGCGGCACCCGCCATGAGCTCGCCACCGGCGATTGCCTCGGCTTCGGTCCGCCGGCAGACACGACCTTTGCCAACGAGACCAACGCCGGGTGCACCTATGTCGTGGCCCTGGCCCGGAGCTGA
- the tpiA gene encoding triose-phosphate isomerase, with translation MTNALRPLIAGNWKMNGLKSSMAEFEAVLAGAGDLAGKADLLVCPPATLVGAFADKARGGKVAVGAQDCHPKPSGAHTGDLSAEMFGDLGAVAIIVGHSERRADHGETDALVRQKAEAAWRAGLTAIVCIGETREQRDAGKTLDICGTQLKGSLPDGSTSANLVVAYEPVWAIGTGLTPTAKDVEDVHRFIRGVLTDRFKGEGEKIRILYGGSVKPSNAAELMAVANVNGALVGGASLKASDFLAIAAGC, from the coding sequence ATGACCAATGCCCTCCGGCCGCTGATCGCCGGCAACTGGAAAATGAACGGCCTGAAATCCTCCATGGCCGAGTTCGAGGCTGTCCTGGCGGGGGCCGGCGACCTCGCCGGAAAGGCCGACCTCCTGGTCTGCCCGCCCGCGACGCTGGTCGGGGCCTTTGCCGACAAGGCGCGTGGCGGAAAGGTCGCCGTCGGTGCCCAGGATTGCCATCCCAAGCCGTCCGGGGCCCACACCGGCGACCTGTCGGCGGAAATGTTTGGAGATCTCGGCGCCGTCGCGATCATTGTCGGCCATTCCGAGCGCCGCGCCGACCACGGCGAGACCGATGCACTGGTCCGCCAGAAGGCGGAGGCCGCGTGGCGGGCGGGCCTGACCGCGATCGTCTGCATCGGCGAGACGCGCGAGCAGCGCGACGCCGGCAAGACGCTCGATATCTGCGGCACCCAGCTCAAGGGCTCGCTGCCTGACGGATCGACCTCGGCCAATTTGGTGGTGGCCTATGAGCCGGTCTGGGCGATCGGGACTGGCCTCACTCCGACCGCCAAGGATGTCGAGGACGTTCACAGGTTTATTCGCGGTGTGCTCACCGATCGCTTCAAGGGCGAGGGCGAGAAGATCCGGATTCTCTATGGTGGTTCGGTCAAGCCGTCGAACGCCGCGGAGCTGATGGCCGTCGCCAATGTCAACGGCGCGCTGGTCGGCGGCGCCAGCCTGAAGGCGTCCGACTTCCTCGCGATCGCGGCAGGCTGTTAG
- a CDS encoding response regulator transcription factor, which produces MRILLVEDEAEMAAALSQALKGYDMVVDHVPTLAEAEEAISADVHGAVLLDRQLPDGDGLALIPKLRARADGVLTARGDLADRVAGLDSGADDYLAKPFAVEELLARLRAVLRRPASLQLDVIRAGRVAFDTSHREVSVGGRPLELPRRELLVLEALLRRMGRTVLRPALEEAVYNFDDAIQSNALDTHVSRLRRKLADADAGVEIHSIRGVGYLLKQTS; this is translated from the coding sequence ATGCGGATATTGCTGGTTGAAGACGAGGCGGAGATGGCGGCGGCGCTGTCGCAGGCGCTGAAGGGCTACGACATGGTGGTCGACCATGTGCCGACCCTGGCCGAGGCCGAAGAGGCGATCTCCGCCGACGTACACGGCGCGGTGCTGCTCGACCGCCAGCTCCCCGACGGCGACGGGCTTGCGCTGATCCCGAAGCTGCGCGCCCGGGCCGACGGCGTGCTGACCGCGCGTGGCGATCTCGCCGATCGGGTCGCAGGTCTCGACAGCGGCGCCGACGACTATCTGGCCAAGCCCTTCGCGGTGGAGGAATTGCTGGCCCGGCTGCGCGCCGTGCTGCGCCGTCCCGCCAGCCTGCAGCTCGACGTCATCAGGGCCGGCCGCGTCGCCTTCGACACTAGCCATCGCGAGGTCAGCGTCGGCGGCCGCCCACTCGAGCTGCCGCGCCGCGAGCTGCTGGTGCTGGAGGCGCTGCTGCGGCGCATGGGCCGCACCGTGCTGCGCCCGGCACTGGAGGAAGCGGTCTACAATTTTGACGACGCGATCCAGTCGAACGCGCTCGATACCCATGTCTCGCGGCTGCGGCGAAAGCTTGCCGATGCCGATGCCGGCGTCGAGATCCACAGCATCCGCGGCGTCGGCTATCTGCTCAAACAGACCTCATGA
- a CDS encoding MFS transporter, whose translation MPPVLNVITLATFAASLSVRALDPVLPHVAEDFGVSIATAASFAAVFAFTFAIVQPAIGAAADLFGKARLMTICLMLLGLANVLGALSTSFPILFVTRVLAGIGSGGVFPVALSLTSDLVGPDKRQIAIGRTLAGSMTGNLLGATASGLIGDLLGWRGVLAVLGGLVIIVALAVAAGFRGAALTHAPRTSLTTLRHGYRTIFTNPNARFCYSAVFIEGCCVLGLFPFIASFLFQLGETSLSIAGIVIAGFAIGGLFYTLTVSRLLPRLGVRGMMVVGATLVGLQLGFVAFGPSWKLQMLGLLVMGWGFYMIHGCLQVFASELSVEARATALSLHSFFFFMGQTVGPIAYGFGLQHAGKTPTLVAAATVMVVLGFVCAKFLQQRRPADAAARPDVEP comes from the coding sequence ATGCCGCCGGTCCTCAATGTCATCACGTTGGCGACGTTCGCCGCGAGCCTGTCGGTGCGTGCGCTCGATCCAGTGCTGCCGCACGTCGCCGAGGATTTCGGCGTCAGCATCGCGACCGCTGCGAGCTTTGCCGCGGTGTTCGCCTTCACCTTCGCGATCGTCCAGCCGGCGATCGGCGCCGCCGCCGACCTGTTCGGCAAGGCGCGGCTGATGACGATCTGCCTGATGCTGCTCGGCCTCGCCAACGTTCTCGGCGCGCTCTCGACGTCGTTTCCGATCCTGTTCGTGACCCGTGTGCTCGCCGGCATCGGTTCGGGCGGCGTGTTTCCGGTGGCGCTGTCGCTGACCAGCGATCTCGTCGGGCCCGACAAGCGGCAAATCGCGATCGGGCGGACGCTTGCGGGCTCGATGACGGGCAACCTGCTCGGTGCAACGGCTTCGGGGCTGATCGGCGATTTACTCGGCTGGCGCGGCGTGCTCGCCGTGCTCGGCGGTCTCGTGATCATCGTCGCGCTTGCAGTGGCCGCGGGCTTTCGCGGTGCCGCGCTGACCCATGCGCCGCGAACGAGCCTCACCACGCTCCGCCACGGCTACCGCACGATCTTCACCAACCCCAACGCGCGCTTCTGCTACTCGGCGGTCTTTATTGAAGGCTGCTGCGTGCTCGGGCTGTTTCCCTTCATCGCCTCGTTCCTGTTCCAGCTCGGCGAAACCTCGCTGTCGATCGCCGGCATCGTGATTGCCGGCTTCGCGATCGGCGGCCTGTTCTACACGCTGACGGTGTCGCGCCTGCTGCCGCGACTCGGTGTCAGAGGGATGATGGTCGTCGGCGCCACGCTGGTCGGGCTGCAGCTCGGCTTCGTCGCGTTCGGACCAAGCTGGAAGTTGCAGATGCTCGGCCTCCTGGTGATGGGGTGGGGCTTCTACATGATCCACGGCTGCCTGCAGGTATTCGCCAGCGAGTTGTCCGTCGAGGCGCGCGCCACGGCGCTGTCGCTGCATTCGTTCTTCTTTTTCATGGGGCAGACTGTCGGCCCGATCGCTTACGGCTTTGGCCTCCAGCACGCCGGCAAGACACCGACGTTGGTCGCTGCCGCCACAGTGATGGTCGTGCTCGGCTTTGTTTGTGCCAAATTCCTGCAGCAGCGGCGGCCCGCCGACGCGGCGGCGCGGCCTGACGTGGAACCGTGA
- a CDS encoding rRNA adenine N-6-methyltransferase family protein produces the protein MSHDFLSFFTAWMAAPGRVGAIAPSGAALAELITRDITADTGPILELGPGTGAFTYQLLKRGVRQQDLTLVEYGSDFMRLLQLRFPGARVLWMDASRLASERLYRGAPVGAVISGLPLLNMSPRKVISIVSGAFSYLRPGGAFYQFTYGMRCPVPRPILDRLGLRATLVDRALLNVPPAAVYRLTRRPQSRLMAREVTPAANSGATRDEDKRQADRDCITAV, from the coding sequence ATGTCACACGACTTCCTCTCCTTCTTCACGGCCTGGATGGCGGCGCCTGGCCGCGTCGGTGCGATCGCGCCGTCAGGTGCCGCACTCGCCGAGCTGATCACCCGCGACATCACCGCCGACACCGGACCGATCCTGGAGCTTGGTCCGGGAACCGGCGCGTTCACCTATCAGTTGCTGAAGCGCGGCGTTCGCCAGCAGGATCTGACGCTGGTGGAGTACGGCTCGGATTTCATGCGGCTGCTGCAGCTTCGCTTTCCCGGTGCCCGCGTGCTCTGGATGGACGCATCACGGCTGGCCTCGGAGCGGCTGTACCGGGGTGCGCCGGTCGGCGCCGTCATCAGCGGGCTGCCGCTACTCAACATGTCGCCGCGCAAGGTGATCTCGATCGTCAGCGGCGCGTTCAGCTATCTCCGCCCCGGCGGCGCGTTCTATCAATTCACCTACGGCATGCGCTGCCCGGTGCCGCGGCCGATCCTCGACCGGCTCGGCCTGCGCGCCACGCTGGTCGATCGCGCGCTCCTCAACGTGCCGCCCGCCGCGGTCTACCGGCTGACGCGACGTCCGCAATCGCGGCTGATGGCCCGCGAGGTCACGCCGGCGGCGAACTCAGGTGCTACGCGGGATGAGGACAAACGTCAGGCCGATCGCGACTGCATCACGGCGGTCTGA
- the kdsA gene encoding 3-deoxy-8-phosphooctulonate synthase, protein MTNQVSAQAAARVVAVGSVQFGNALPLQIIAGPCQLESRAHALEVAAALKEIAARLKIGLVYKTSFDKANRTSASAARGIGLAQALPIFAEIRASLGLPVLTDVHEPGQCAEVAQAVDVLQIPAFLCRQTDLLLAAAGTGKVVNVKKGQFLAPWDMANVVAKITAAGNANVLVTERGASFGYNTLVSDMRALPILARTTGAPVIFDATHSVQQPGGKGTSSGGEREFVPVLARAAVAVGVAGVFIETHPDPDHAPSDGPNMVPLRDFESLVRRLMAFDALAKSTA, encoded by the coding sequence TTGACTAATCAGGTTTCCGCGCAGGCCGCCGCGCGCGTCGTTGCCGTCGGATCGGTCCAGTTTGGCAATGCGCTGCCGCTACAGATCATCGCCGGTCCCTGCCAGCTCGAGAGCCGGGCGCATGCGCTCGAAGTCGCCGCTGCGCTGAAGGAGATTGCCGCGAGGCTCAAGATCGGGCTGGTCTACAAGACCTCGTTCGACAAGGCCAATCGCACCAGCGCGTCCGCCGCGCGCGGCATCGGGCTGGCGCAGGCGCTGCCGATCTTCGCCGAGATCCGCGCTTCGCTCGGGTTGCCCGTGCTCACCGATGTGCATGAGCCGGGCCAGTGCGCCGAAGTGGCACAGGCGGTCGACGTGCTGCAAATCCCGGCCTTCCTGTGCCGGCAGACCGACTTGTTGCTGGCAGCGGCCGGGACCGGCAAGGTCGTCAACGTAAAGAAGGGCCAGTTCCTGGCGCCGTGGGACATGGCGAACGTGGTCGCCAAGATCACGGCCGCCGGCAACGCCAATGTGCTCGTCACCGAGCGCGGCGCGTCGTTCGGCTACAACACGCTGGTCTCCGACATGCGCGCGCTGCCGATCCTTGCGCGCACCACCGGCGCGCCGGTGATCTTCGACGCCACCCATTCGGTGCAGCAGCCGGGCGGGAAGGGCACCTCGTCGGGCGGCGAGCGCGAATTCGTGCCGGTGCTGGCGCGCGCGGCGGTTGCGGTCGGCGTCGCCGGCGTCTTCATCGAGACCCATCCGGATCCGGATCATGCGCCGTCGGATGGCCCGAACATGGTGCCGCTGCGCGATTTCGAATCCCTCGTCAGGCGATTGATGGCCTTCGACGCGCTGGCGAAGTCGACAGCCTGA
- a CDS encoding HAMP domain-containing sensor histidine kinase yields MTEQPDHYCLRSQLSWRLVTLQAGLLAALVVVLIGALCASGVLVVPRDEDHVIAIVQRALARDAQGSLLLRPTAELKELRESTPDLWFLVRDRQGHSLSEGAVPSEFARIGDALDQISQARLGWQMFEDDPRKPPARLKRVNSDAGPVQVLTATQGPMTGARTVLATALAFLVITGLLLMAAATFVATPIVVRRAFAGLDTTADQARQIDFRQRGSRLSADHLPLEVAPLVTAINDALKRLDDGYSRHQRFVADAAHELRTPIAILNTRLESLPSGPEKTRLIEDAARLATLAEQLLDIQRFDQCRNPFVHVDLVAIARNVAADLAPLAIAAGYELSVETDGDRVETLGDRAALERALTNLVQNAIQHGGRRGAITVRVGRPATIDVTDEGNGIPPDQRTLIFDPFYRLAPLDRGAGLGLNMVREIARLHGGDVSVLDGPTGGACFRLTLPQAPNTK; encoded by the coding sequence ATGACCGAACAGCCGGATCATTATTGCCTCCGCTCGCAACTGAGCTGGCGGCTGGTCACGCTGCAGGCGGGGCTGCTTGCGGCGCTCGTCGTCGTCCTGATCGGCGCGCTGTGCGCCTCCGGCGTGCTGGTCGTTCCGCGCGACGAGGATCACGTCATCGCCATCGTGCAACGCGCGCTCGCACGTGACGCGCAAGGCAGCCTGCTGCTGCGCCCGACGGCGGAGCTGAAGGAGCTTCGCGAAAGCACGCCCGACCTCTGGTTTCTGGTGCGCGACCGGCAAGGCCATTCACTGTCCGAAGGCGCGGTGCCGAGCGAATTTGCCAGGATCGGTGACGCGCTCGACCAGATTAGCCAGGCCCGGCTCGGCTGGCAGATGTTCGAGGACGATCCACGCAAGCCGCCGGCGCGATTGAAGCGTGTCAATTCCGACGCCGGCCCGGTGCAGGTGCTCACGGCAACGCAGGGGCCGATGACGGGTGCGAGGACGGTGCTCGCCACCGCGCTGGCTTTCCTCGTCATCACCGGCCTGCTCCTGATGGCCGCCGCGACCTTCGTGGCGACGCCGATCGTGGTGCGGCGCGCCTTCGCCGGCCTCGACACGACGGCGGACCAGGCGCGCCAGATCGATTTCCGCCAGCGCGGCAGCCGGCTGTCGGCGGACCACTTGCCGCTCGAGGTCGCGCCGCTGGTCACCGCCATTAACGACGCGTTGAAGCGGCTCGATGACGGCTATTCGCGGCACCAGCGCTTCGTCGCCGACGCGGCGCACGAATTGCGCACGCCGATCGCGATCCTCAACACGCGCCTGGAGTCGCTCCCCTCGGGTCCCGAGAAGACGCGGCTCATCGAGGATGCGGCGCGTCTGGCCACGCTGGCCGAGCAGTTGCTCGACATCCAGCGCTTCGACCAGTGCCGCAATCCGTTTGTACACGTCGATCTCGTCGCGATCGCGCGCAACGTCGCAGCGGACCTCGCGCCGCTCGCAATCGCGGCCGGCTACGAGCTGTCGGTCGAGACCGACGGCGACCGCGTCGAGACGCTCGGCGACCGCGCCGCGCTGGAGCGTGCGCTGACCAATCTGGTGCAGAATGCGATCCAGCACGGCGGCCGGCGCGGCGCCATCACCGTTCGTGTCGGCCGGCCCGCGACGATCGACGTCACCGACGAGGGTAATGGCATTCCACCGGACCAGCGTACGCTAATCTTCGATCCGTTCTATCGCCTGGCGCCGCTCGATCGCGGCGCCGGCCTCGGGCTCAACATGGTGCGCGAGATCGCGCGGCTGCATGGCGGCGACGTTTCGGTGCTCGACGGCCCGACCGGCGGCGCGTGCTTTCGCCTGACATTGCCTCAGGCTCCGAACACGAAGTGA
- a CDS encoding GNAT family N-acetyltransferase has protein sequence MSTFAIKPLDDAPPIRSALGELLVETVASGGSVSFMHPLPLDDACAFWRDSLGSAARGERVVLGAFDGEALIGTVTLLLKLPPNQPHRAEIAKMMTRLSHRHRGVATALMRAAEQLAVAHGRTLLVLDTAVEDGAAPLYERLGFQLSGIIPDYALKPHGGLTGTMIYWKRIGDARDPRSSTDKGKAFARGDGKRGQYPARAA, from the coding sequence ATGTCGACCTTTGCCATCAAGCCGCTCGATGATGCGCCGCCAATCCGAAGCGCGCTCGGCGAATTGCTTGTCGAAACCGTCGCCAGCGGCGGCTCGGTGAGCTTCATGCATCCGCTGCCGTTGGATGACGCCTGCGCGTTCTGGAGGGATTCGCTCGGCTCCGCCGCACGCGGCGAGCGCGTCGTGCTCGGCGCATTCGACGGCGAGGCGCTGATCGGCACCGTGACGCTACTATTGAAGCTGCCGCCCAACCAGCCGCATCGCGCGGAGATCGCCAAGATGATGACGCGCCTCAGCCATCGCCATCGCGGCGTGGCGACGGCCTTGATGCGCGCCGCCGAACAGCTTGCGGTCGCGCACGGGCGTACCCTGCTCGTGCTCGACACCGCCGTCGAGGACGGCGCTGCCCCGCTGTATGAGCGCCTCGGATTTCAGCTCAGCGGCATCATTCCGGATTACGCTCTGAAGCCGCATGGCGGCCTCACCGGCACGATGATCTATTGGAAGCGGATCGGCGACGCGCGCGATCCGCGCTCCTCCACCGACAAAGGCAAAGCCTTTGCGCGGGGTGACGGTAAGAGAGGTCAGTATCCGGCGCGTGCCGCCTAA